Genomic DNA from Rhodothermales bacterium:
CGCCCAGGAGATGAACCGGGAGGTGAATACCATTGGCTCCAAGGCCAACGACGCGGAAATCGCCCAGGTAGTCGTCGGCATGAAGGAGGACCTGGAGAAGGTGCGCGAGCAGATCGAAAATGTCGAGTAGCGGACCCCGGGGTCGCATCGTCGTGCTCACGGCACCCTCTGGCGGGGGCAAGACTTCTGTAGCGCGACGACTCATGGCCGCCGTGCCTGAGCTGACCTTTTCCGTCTCCGCGACCACCCGGCCGCCGAGGGAGGGCGAAGTGCACGGCGTGCACTACCATTTTCTGACGCCCACGGAATTCCGTGCTCAGGTGGTCTCGGGCGGCCTGATCGAGTACGTCGAAGTCTACCCGGACAGGTTCTACGGAACGCTCAAGAGCACGGTCGATGCGGCCACGCCCGAGGCCCCGATCCTGCTTGACATCGAGGTCGTCGGCGCGCGCAACGTCAAGTCCATGTTCGGAGACGAGGCGCTGACGCTGTTCATCATGCCGCCCAGCCTGGAGGTGCTGGCTGAGCGCCTGCGCATGCGGGGCACCGAGACCGAGGCGGACCTGACGACGAGGCTCGACCGCGCGTCCATGGAGCTGGCCGCTGCCAATGATTTCGATCACGTCGTGATGAACGATCGCCTGGACGATGCCGCTGCCGAAACGATCGCCCTCGTGCGGTCGTTTCTGGACGGAGACCCCAAGAACCGATGACCGAACTCGAAGGCAAACGCTTCATCGTCGGCATTTCCGGCGGCATCGCCGCATACAAGTCGGTTGAGTTGGTCCGTCTTCTCCGCAAGGAGGGCGCGGAGGTTCAGGTCCTGCTGACCCCCGATGCCACCCGCTTTGTCACGCCGCTCACCCTGGGCACGCTGTCCGAGCGGGAAGTGATGATCGAGATCTTCCCGCCCAACGAGAGCGGAAGCTGGACCCGACATGTGCACCTGGGTCTCTGGGCCGACCTCATGATTGTAGCCCCGGCCACCGCCAATACGCTGAGCAAGCTCGTCTCGGGTGCGTGTGACTCGATGCTCACCGCCGTCGCGCTTTCCGCGCGATGCCCCATGCTGGTCTGCCCCGCCATGGACCACGACATGTACGAGCACGCCTCCACCCAGGCCAACCTCGAGACGCTTCGGGGCCGGGGAGTCGAGGTCATGGACGCTCCCGAAGGCCCCTTGGCCAGCGGTCTCGTCGGAAAGGGGCGCTTGCCCGAGCCCGGGGACATTGTCGCACGGGCGGTGGGCATGGTACAGGCGGCATCGCCCAAACTGGAAGGTCCGCGCGTGCTGGTGACGGCCGGGCCCACCCGCGAATCCCTGGACCCGGTTCGTTTTCTGACCAACCGATCTTCCGGAGCGATGGGATTCGAAATCGCCCGGTCCGCGCGACGATTGGGCTGCCGAGTCACGCTGGTGTCCGGCCCCTCGGCGCTTGAGACCCCGGACGGAGTGCACCGCATTGACGTGGAGAGTGCGGCCGACATGTATGATGCGGTCATGGCGCGCAGAAGCGCAGACGTGATCATCATGGCGGCGGCAGTCGCCGATTACACGCCTGCTGAAGTCTCGTCGGGCAAGATCAAGAAGAAGGACGGCGAGATGGTCCTGCGGCTGAAACGGACTCGGGACATTCTGAAGGATCTTGGAGCGAGCCGCGACGATGGCCAGACCCTGGTCGGCTTTGCGCTCGAGACGGACGATGCGCAGTCAGGTGCGCTCAAGAAGCTGCACGGCAAGAACGTGGACTGGATTGTGCTCAACAATCCCACCGAACAGGGGGCGGGGTTCGGCCCCGGTACCAACAAAGTGACCCTGTTCGGCAAGGCCGGCCAGGTTGAGCCGCTGCCGGTGATGCCCAAGTCGGAAGTCGCCCTGGCGATTCTGGGTGCGGTCATGCCAGGATTGGCCCAGGAAGCCTGAACGCGACACTCCGCGCTGCCGTATGACGATTCCCTGTCACAGGGTGTGTATATCCTGTGGGAAACGGTGGGGACAAACCGGGTCTTTCTTGCTCCGAAATGGCCGTTCAGGAGCCCTAGTTTTGCCTGTCTGACGCCGCTCGAATGCACCCGATTCTCGTCCTTCAAAGCGCCCTGGAAGCACACATCGACATCCACGGAGAGACTGATTTGCTGGGCGATGAGGTGGTTGCCGTGGAAACGGAGGCACCGCCGGCCGCACCGAAGCAGGCCCTGTCCGAGCCGCCGCCGCCCCAGCCGGCACGGCCCGTCGGCACGGCCGAGCCCGACACCAAATCTGCCGCTCCGCCGGGGCCCCCTGCCGTCGAACCACGGCCCGTCCCGGCCGCCGAGCCCGCACCCGAGCCGCAGCGCCCATCGCCCGTGGAGAACCCATACCAACGCATTTCGGCGCTCATCCCGGCCGACTCGCCCATCGCCCGGATCGATACACTGGAGGCGCTGCGCTCCTTCGTGGCCGAGACTGAACTGATCGAGCTGGACCACACGCGGAAGAATCCGGTGTTCGGCGTCGGCAATCCCGAGGCGGACCTCATGGTGATCGGTGAGGCGCCGGGCGCCGATGAGGACGCGCAGGGCGAACCGTTCGTGGGCCGGGCGGGTCAGCTCTTGACCAAGATCCTCGGCGCCATCGGGTTCGAGCGCGAGGATGTGTACATCGCAAACATTCTCAAGAGCCGGCCACCCAACAACCGGGATCCGCGGCCGGACGAGGTCGCCGCGCACATTCCGGTGCTCTACCGGCAGATTGCCCTGATTCAGCCGAAAGTGATGCTTTGTGTCGGCAAGACGGCGGGGAACTCGCTGTTGGGCAGGAATGCATCGCTCAAGAGCATGCGGGGCACGTTTCAGGATTTCCACGGCCTGCCGGTGCTGGTGACGTATCACCCGGCCGCGCTCCTGCGCAATCCCAACTGGAAGCGTCCGACCTGGGAGGACGTGCAGCTGCTGCGCGAGAAGTATGATCAGCTCACCGCGGGAGCCTGACATGATGCCTCCTGATCCCATGTTGCCGGTCCCGCGCAAGGGACCCGAGGGGCGCATTCCGCCGCAGGCCGTCGAGGTCGAACAAGCCGTGCTGGGCGCGATGCTCATCGACCCGGATGCCATCCCGCGGGCCATCGAGATCATTGAGCCGGGCGCGTTCTATACGGACCGGCACAACAAGATCTACCAGGCGGTCCTGAGCCTGTTCGAGCGCACCAATCCCGTGGACATCATCACGGTGACGGATGAGCTCAAACGCCGCGAGGAACTGGAGGCCGTCGGCGGCGCCTACTACATCACCGAGCTGAC
This window encodes:
- the gmk gene encoding guanylate kinase is translated as MSSSGPRGRIVVLTAPSGGGKTSVARRLMAAVPELTFSVSATTRPPREGEVHGVHYHFLTPTEFRAQVVSGGLIEYVEVYPDRFYGTLKSTVDAATPEAPILLDIEVVGARNVKSMFGDEALTLFIMPPSLEVLAERLRMRGTETEADLTTRLDRASMELAAANDFDHVVMNDRLDDAAAETIALVRSFLDGDPKNR
- the coaBC gene encoding bifunctional phosphopantothenoylcysteine decarboxylase/phosphopantothenate--cysteine ligase CoaBC, translating into MTELEGKRFIVGISGGIAAYKSVELVRLLRKEGAEVQVLLTPDATRFVTPLTLGTLSEREVMIEIFPPNESGSWTRHVHLGLWADLMIVAPATANTLSKLVSGACDSMLTAVALSARCPMLVCPAMDHDMYEHASTQANLETLRGRGVEVMDAPEGPLASGLVGKGRLPEPGDIVARAVGMVQAASPKLEGPRVLVTAGPTRESLDPVRFLTNRSSGAMGFEIARSARRLGCRVTLVSGPSALETPDGVHRIDVESAADMYDAVMARRSADVIIMAAAVADYTPAEVSSGKIKKKDGEMVLRLKRTRDILKDLGASRDDGQTLVGFALETDDAQSGALKKLHGKNVDWIVLNNPTEQGAGFGPGTNKVTLFGKAGQVEPLPVMPKSEVALAILGAVMPGLAQEA